A region of the Mesoterricola sediminis genome:
CGAGGAACTCGCCTTCCTGGCCACCGAACTTCAGCGCCTGACCGAGGCCTTCCGCACCGCCTGAACCCCTTCCCCATTCCCGATGCCCGGGCGACCCCGCCCCGGCGAAGCCCTGCCCGCGGACGCTCCGCGGCCCACCCCTGGAGGCATGCCTTGACCCACCCCTTCTTCCCCTTCCGGAGGCCCCGCCGCCCCGGCCAGCTCCTCGTGCCCGCGGCCCTCGTCCTCGGGATGCTGCTCGGCCCCGTGGCCTGCACCGACCTGCACCGCGCCTCGTCCACCGAACAGGTGGAGGCCGACGCCTCCATCCTGGACATCACGTACGCCTCCGGCGACAGCGCGGCGGCGGTCACCAAGAACCTCACGCTGCCCACCAAGGGCACCTGGAGCGGCTGCGCGGTGACCTGGACCTCGAGCCTGCCCAGCGTCGTCTCCCCGGCGGGCGTCGTGCGCCGCCCCCCCTACGGCGCCGACAAGCAGGTGACCCTGACCGCGACCCTGGCCCAGGAGGCCTCGACCCAGACCCGCACCTTCACCGTCACCGTCAAGCAGGTCCCCTATATCCAGTTCATCCACGTGTCCGACCTGCACTTCGGCGACGCGCTGGCCGCCGCGGCGGCCTTCCAGGGCGCCAGCACGACCGTGGACGCCCTGGACGTCAACACCGCCATGCGCGACGCGGTGAACACCCTGTCCACGGCCACGGCCCCCTCCGACTACGGAGTGGGCGCCGGCACCGTCTTCGGCAGCTTCGATTTCATGGCGAACACCGGCGACATGGCCAGCCGCACCCAGTCCGGCTCCTACAACGGCAACACCGCCGCCCAGAGCTGGGCCCAGTTCACCAAGGTGTGGCTGGAGGGCGTCACCCTCAAGGACAACAACGGCAACGCCCTGCCCCAGCACCTGACCCCCGGCAACCACGACGTCGCCAACGCCCTCGGCGGCCCCGAGACCCTGATCGGCGGCATCGATCCCACCGCCCTGGCGGGCATCTACAACCTGGGCATGAACCCGGCCACCCCCGTCACCAACGCCACCTTCGACTACAACCAGCACAAGGTGTTCTTCACCAAGGTCTACGGCGGCGTCCACTTCGTGTTCCTCAACCAGTGGCTGGACGCGGAGATGCAGGAGAAGCTCGCCGCCTACCTGTCCGGCGTCGGCACCTCCACCCCGGTGATGCTCTTCGCCCACATGCCTCCGGAGCAGAACGGCGCCAACTTCCGCGACCCCTCCACCACCGGCGTCGACTTCCCCTTCGGCGCGGGCTTCGCCAACCTGTTCCGCGATCCCATGAGCGCCTCGAACATCGTGGCCCCCGCCACCACGATCACCACGGCCACCGTGCCCACCAAGGAGGTCGCCGACCTCGCCGCCTTCCTCAAGGCCCGCAAGAACGTCATCGCCTGGTTCAACGGGCATGACAACTTCACCCAGTACCGCACCTGGAACGGCGAGAACTCGGTGCTGATCAACAACAGCATGACCCAGCTCTCCATCCCCGTCTTCCGCTGCGATTCCCCCGTGAAGGGCAAGGATTCCGGCAAGGACGCCAAGAAGCTCGCCTTCAACGTGGTCACCATCGATCCCGCGAAGAAGGAGTTCACGGTCCGCGAGTGCCTCTGGAACAAGTCCAACACCAAGGGCGCCGCCGTGGCCTGGGGCCAGACCCAGACCTTCAGCCTGGCCAACCGGGTCCGGTAGGCGCATCCCCCTCTTCCCGGGGGGATGGAACGGCAGGGATGGGACGGCGCCCCCGGGTCGGGGCGCGCCGCCCCATCCCCGTTTTTCATCCGGGACCCGGGTCGCGGGGAACGGCTTCCGGGCGGGTCAGGGCTCCTGCGCCTGGGCCCAGGCCCGCACCTTGGCGGCGGCGGCCTTGCCCACGGCCCCGGCCAGGGCCTCCTCCCCGGCCTCCTTCACGCCCTTCACCGAGCCGAAGGCCTGGAGGAGCTTTTTCGCGGTGGCCTGCCCCACCCCGGGGATGGTGGTGAGCTCCGTCTGGAGGGTCCGCTTCGCCCGCAGCATGCGGTGGTAGGTGATGGCGAACCGGTGGGCCTCGTCGCGGATGCGCTGGAGGAGCTGCAGCACCGGGCTGGTCCTCGGGATGCGCAGGGGCTCGCTGGAACCGGGGCGGAAGACCAGCTCCTCCTTCTTGGCCAGGGAGGCGCGCTCCAGCTGGTCCAGGCCCAGGCCGGCCAGGGCCGCCTCGGCGGCGTGGAGCTGGCCCAGGCCGCCGTCGATGAGCACCAGGTCCGGCAGGTCCCGCCCCTCGTCCAGCATGCGCCGGTAGCGCCGGCCCACGGCCTCGGCCATGTTGGCGAAGTCGTCGTTCTGCTCATTGGTCATCTTGAAGCGCCGGTAGGCCTTGCGGTCCGGGACGCCGTCCGTGAACACGACGCAGCTGGCCACCACCTCCCGGCCCTGGCCGTGGCTGATGTCGAAGCACTCCATGCGCCGCGGCGGCCGCGCGAGGCCCAGGAAGGCCTGGAGGCCCTCCAGCACGGCCTGGTTGAGCCGGGCGGGCTCGAACTTGCGCTCCAGGGCCAGGCGGGCGTTCTCCTGGGCCATGGCCAGCAGCTCCACCTTCTCGCCCCGCTGGGGCACGGCCACGTGGGGCCGGGCGCCGCGCATGCCGCCGAGCCACTCCCGCAGGAGCTCCAGGTCCTCGGGCTCCGTCTCCACCAGGATGCGGGCGGGAACGGGCTCCTCGGCGTAGACCCGCTTCAGGACTTCGGCGAGGACGGCCCCGTCGAAGGCCTCCACGTCCTCCAGGACGTATTCCCGGCGCCCCACCATGCGGCCCTCCCGCATCTCCAGGCGGTGCACGCAGGCGCGTCCGTCCAGGACGGCGCTCCCGTAGTAGTCCGTGTCCTCCTGGTCCACCGTGGCGGCCTTCTGGCGGTTGAACCAGGCGTCGACCTGGGCCAGGGTGTCCCGGTACTGGGCGGCCTGTTCGAAGGCGGCGTTCTCCGCCGCCGCCCACATGGCGGCCTCCAGCCGGGTCTTGAGCTCGTCCCGCTTGCCCTCCAGGAAGAGCCGGGCCTCCTTGGCCTGCTCCCGATAGGCCTCCTGGGTGACGGCGGCGATGCAGGGGGCGGTGCAGCGGTGGAGCTGGTACTTCATGCAGGCCCGGCCCCGCTTCCCGTCGATGTCGATGTCGCAGTCCCGGATCTGGAAAAAGCGGTAGGCCAGCTCGGCTGTTCGATAGGCCGTCGAGGCCGGAAAGAAGGGCCCGAAGTAGAGGCTGCCGTCCTTCCGCACCTTCCGGGTGACGAAGACCTGGGGGTAGGGGTCCTTCCAGGTGAGCTTCACGTAGGGGTAGCTCTTGTCGTCCCGCAGCATGATGTTGTACGGCGGGCGGTGCTCCCGGATGAGGTTGTTCTCCAGGACCAGGGCCTCCAGCTCCGTGGCGCAGACGATGAACTCCAGGTCCCAGATCCGAGCGACCAGACGGCGGGTCTTGGCGTCCAGGACCTTGGTGTGGAAGTAGCTCCGCACCCGGTTCCGCAGGACCTTGGCCTTGCCCACGTAGAGGAGTTCCCCCTCCTGGTCCCGGTACAGGTAGACCCCGGGCTGGGTGGGGAGGTCCCCCAGCTTGCGCTGGAGGGCGGGACTGCGGTCGATGTTGGTCCGGACGACGGCCATGGGCCAGTCTACCAAGCCGGAGGGGGACTCCGGCAGGGGCCGGGAACCGGGGTCCGCCCCGGGGCACCCGGGGGCATGGATCGCGGCGCGGCGGCCCGCAGGTACGGGCGGATGTGCGAGACGGGGACCGCCTGGCTCCTGTGGGCCCGGGGCTGGGACCTGGTGGGGCGGAACCTGCGGGCGGGACGCTTCGAGCTGGACCTGCTGGCCGTGCGGGGGCGGGAGCTGCGCCTGGTGGAAGTGAAGGCCCGGGCCCCGGGGGCCTGGACCGGGGCCGACACGGCCCTGGGACCCGCCCAGCGGCTCCGCCTCCAGCTGGCGCTCCGGGCCTGGCTGGCCCGGGTCCCCTGGCCCTTCCACATCTCCTTCCAGCGGGTCAGCTGGGCGGGCTGGCGGTGCCGGTTCCATCCCCCGGAAAGGTGGGAGGGTTTCCGGTAGAATCCTTGAATGCTGGTACTCGGACTCGAATCCTCCTGCGACGACTGCTCCGCGGCGGTGATCCGCGAGACCCCCGAGGGGCCGAAGCTCCTCTCCATGGCCCGGAAGAGCCAGGACGAGATCCACGGCCCCTATGGCGGCGTCGTGCCCGAACTGGCGGCCCGCGAGCACCTGCTCCAGCTCCGGGGCGTCATCGCCGACGCCCTCGCCAAGGCCGACCTGCCCCTCAAGGCCATGGACCGCATCGCGGTCACCCGGGGCCCCGGCCTCGTGGGCTGCCTCCTGACCACCTTCTCCGCCAGCAAGGCCATGGCCTGGCGGGAGGGGATCCCCTGGGTGGGGGTCCACCACCTCCTCGGCCACCTCAACGCGGCCCGCTTCGGCGCGCCGGACCTGCCCTTCCCGGCCCTGGCCCTCCTGGTCTCCGGCGGCCACACCCACCTGTACCTGGCCCGGGACTGGACGAGCCTGGAGCTCCTCCAGAAGACCCGGGACGACGCGGCGGGCGAGGCCTTCGACAAGACGGCCCGCATGCTGAACCTGGGCTATCCCGGCGGCCCCATCGTGGACACCTGCGCCCGGAAGGCCGCCAAGGCCGCGGCCCCCTTCACCCCCCCCAAGTTCCGGGACGGCAAGGCGTCCTGGAGCTTCTCCGGCCTCAAGACCGCCGTGCGGCTCCGCATCGGCCAGGAGCCCGGGCTGGACGCGGCCGGCGCGGAGGACCCGCGCGTGGGCGCCCTCTGCCGCAGCCTCCAGGAGACGGTGGCCTCCTGGCTTCTCAAGCCCGTCCCCGGCTGGCGGGAGGAGACCGGCGCCCGGAGCCTCGTGGTCTCCGGCGGCGTGGCCTGCAACAGCGAGCTGCGGGCCCAGGCCCAGGCCCTGGCCGCGAAGCTGGGCATCGTCCTGGCCGTGCCCGAGCCCCGGTTCTGCACCGACAACGGCGCCATGATCGCCGCCGCCGGGGCCGTCCTGGCGCCCAGCGACGAGCCCCTCTCCCTCAACGCCGACGCCAACCTGCCCCTGGGAGCCTGACGGTGGACGTGACCCGCGAGGACGTGCTCCGCTGCGCCGCGCTCACCCGCCTCCACCTCGAGGAGGCGGAGATCGAACCCCTGCGCCGGGACATGGAGCGCCTCCTGACCCACGCCGGCAGCCTCGGCGCCCTGGACCTGGAGGGCGTCGCCCCCTGGGGCCTGGACGCCCCCCTCCCCCGCCGGGAAGACATCCCCGCCGAGGGCCTCACCCAGGCCCAGGCCCTGGCCAACGCCCCGCGGGCCGAGCGCGGCCATTTCGTCGTGCCGAGGGTGCTCGGCTAGGGTGTGTTCGTAATCTAGGATAGTAATGGCTAATACCCATCCGTGCCGGAGCATGGAGGAGCTGGAATAGTGAGTCTGTGCTGCAGTGCCTGATGGCGCCGCGCATTCGCAGCATCCTATTGGAACGCGGAGGCGCGGAGGATCTCGCTGAGGCTCGCGGAGAAAGGATCAAGCCCACAAGCCCCCTCCAATCGATATCCAGGAAAACCTCCCGCTTCACCTTATGGCCGGCCAGTCTCAGGGAGTGCGCCAGACAGACCTTGTAGGGATCTTCCAGGAGTCCGTGCCCCAGAGCCTTCTGGATCTCGATGGCCTCCCCGATGATGGCCTGGGTGATCTCCTTGTGCGGATGATCCTCCCCGTCGACCTCTCCCCAAGGCCTTCCCATCACGCCTCCCGTTGGGACGTGTCATTGGGAGGTGGCAGGTTCCAGGAGCGCTTTCCTCCGCGACCCTCTGCGAGATCCTCCGCGCCTCCGCGTTTCATAGGATCAATGAGGATCCGGAACGCTTGTCACCCTCCGCTCATAGCCTCAGCCAGATCACGATGCAGGCCAAAGCCACCTGGGCTGAGAAACTTCGCGCCGTTTGTCGAACCCATGCTCGATGGCATGGCGGGCCTTGTATAGGTGTGAGTCCCAGGCCGCCGGATTCTTGCGCCGGGGATGAGGTGGGATGACGGCTGGATGGGCGGCATAAGGGTTTGAGGCCTGCGTTGGGGCCATGTTCATTCGTTCCGTGCAGACCTCCCAGGGCAAGGTCGGCACATCATTCAACAATCATCAGCTGGTTGAAAGCTACCGGGCGGAAGCGGGACCCCGGCAGCGCCTGATCACGAACCTTGGAAGCCTCGACCTGCCCAGGGAGCGGTGGAAGGACTTGGCCGCGGCCCTGGACTTATCCCAAGCATCGCCGTGCATCCCCTTTATCCCCGTTGGAAATACAGCCGGGATGGGGCGGCGCATCCGTTACCCGATTGCGCCGTCCCATCCCTGCAATTTCATTCGCCGGGGATGCACGGGGATGAACGGGGATGCCTGGGATGCTGCCCCTGCTTCCTCGCCCTGACCCTCGCCTCTACGCGCTCAATCGGCCAGTGTCGTGCTGGCTGTGGAGCTATCCGCTGTAATCGGTAGTGATCGATCGTGTGGGTCGGAAAATTGAGCTGGACAGCCTGGATGGGCCCCGCAAGGTAATGAGGGGCCAATCCATGCTGTCTAGGCCAGGGCCGCCCGCAGTTCCGCGACGCTGAAGGGCTTGCGGAGGAAGGACACGCCCGGCTTTCCCTGGGCGACGTCGGGCAGGTCCCGGTCGCTGTGGCCGCTGGCGAGGATGACCCGGAGGCCCGGCTGGGCGGCCAGGAGCAGGGGCAGCACCTGGGCCCCGGTGAGGCCCGGCATGTTCATGTCCAGGATGACGATGTCGGGCGCCAGGCCCTCCTCCAGGAGGGCCAGCGCCTCCCGGCCGCCCGGGGCCAGGTGGACCGTGTGGCCGAGGGCCTTGAGGAGCGGCTCCATGGCCTCCCGCACCAGATCGTCGTCGTCCACGAGCAGGACCCGCCGGGGGCGCCCGGTGGGCGCCCCCCCCTCCTGGGCGGGCCCGGCGTCGGCCCCATCGGCGACCAGGCGGCTTTCGGGGAAGCACAGGCGGGCGGAGGTGCCTTCCCCCGGGCGGCTCTGGAGCTCCAGGGTGCCGCCATGGGCCTTCATGGTCCCGAAGACCATGGCCAGGCCGAGGCCCGTGCCCTTGCCCAGGGGCTTGGTGGTGAAGAAGGGCTCCATGGCCTTGCGGAGCACCTCCTCCGGCATGCCCTCGCCCGTATCGGCCACCTCCAGGACCACGCCGCCGCCCTCCCGCCGGGTGCTCAGCGTGAGGGTGCCGCCTCCGGGCATGGCGTCCACGGCGTTGACGCAGAGGTTCATCACCGCGTGGCTGAGGGCCGAGCCGTCCCCCATGAGGGCGGGCAGGCCCTCCTCCAGGGCCAGGTCCAGGCGGACCCGCTGGAGGGTGGTGTGGGCCAGCAGCTGGGCGAGGTCGCGCACCAGGGCGTTGAGGTCCAGGGGCCGGGGGGCCTCCAGCCCCTTGCGGGAGAAGTACAACAGGCTCTTGATGACGTCCCGCCCGCGCAGGCAGGCCTTGACGATGGTCTCCAGGGCCCGGCCGAGGGCCGGCGTCAGGCCGGGGGTCTCCTGGTGGGCGGAGGCCAGGCTCAGGATGGCGCCCAGGACGTTGTTCAGGTCGTGGGCGACCCCGCCGGCCAGGCTTCCGAGGCTCTCCATCTTCTGGCTCTGCTGGAGCTGGGCTTCCAGGTTGCGCTGTTCCGCCTCCGCCCGGGCCCGCTGGGCCTCCCCGTCCAGCTTGTCGAGGGCGAAGGCCAGGTCCATGGCGGTCTCGATGAGGAGGTCCGTCTCCTCGGGGCCGAAGGTTCCGCCCTCCCCCGCGTCCACCCCCAGCAGGTGCGTGATCCGCCCGGCCTGGGCCACGGGCAGGACGGCGGAGGTTCCCGCCAGGATGACCGGCTCGCCCCGCGCCACCACCGCCGCCAGGACCCCTTCGGGGAGGGGCGGCCCGTCCGCGCCGCAGCGCACGGCCACCTCGAGGCCCGTCCCCACCGCGTCAAGGCGGGCGGCCCAGGCCGAGGCCATGCCGCCGCCCTCCACGAGGACCTCGCAGATGCGGCGGAGGAGGGCGTCCTGGCTCCGGGCCCATACGATGGCCTGGCCCACCTGGCCCAGGGCCGCGTAGAGCCGCGACAACCGGCGGATGGCCCGGGCCTGGGCGTGGCGCTCGGAGATGTCGCGCAGGAAGGAGACCACCCGGGTCTCCCCTTCCTGGGCCACCACGCGGCTGCTGGCCTCCACGGGGAAGGTGCTGCCGTCCCGGCGCCGGTGGCGGGTCTCCCACACCCCCTGCCCCTGGGCCAGGAGCTGGGCCCAGCGCTCCCGGAACTCCGCCTCCGTCCCCGGCGGCCGGAGCGTCCCGGCCGCCAGGCCGCGCAGGTCGTTCTGGTCGTACCCGTAGGCGGCCTCCGCGACCCGGTTGGCCTCCAGGATGCGGCCCTCCTGGTCGGTGATGAGGATGATGTCGTTGGCCTCGTGCATGAGGGAACGCGCCCGCTCGGCCAGGACCTTGCGCTCGCGCTCGGCGGCCAGGAGCTCGCGCACCCGCCGGGCGGCATAGTGGCGCACCAGGATCCCCGTGCCCAGCCCCGTGACCGCCACGGCCCCCAGGGTGACGAGGGCAATGGCCCAGAAGCGCGGGCGCAGGGCCGCCACGACCGCCGCTTCCTCCGCCCGGACCACCAGGTGCCAGGGCGTGTCCCGGATGGGCCGCGCGCTCACGAACGTCCGACCAGAAGGCCGGCCGCCGCCCCCGGTGGTGTCCACCGGCCCCGCGGTCGCCGCCGCGGCCAGGACGGCCTTCCGGAGGCCCGGCGGAACCGGCTGCCCCAGGATGCGCGCGTCGGCGCCGGACAGGTCCACAAGGCTGGAGACGGCCCGGGGCGCCTGGGGCGAGAGATCGGCCAGGTAGGGTCCCAGGAACGCGCCCGAATCGGTGGCCAGGCAGAGGGCCCCGACCCGCGCGCCATCCGGGCCCGTCACCGGGACCCACCAGCCCGAATGGGGGTCCGGGTCCGCCCCCTGGGCATGGAAGCCTTCCAGGGCCACGTCGCCCGTGGCGAGGACCTGGCGGAAGGCGGCGTCGTGGACCGCCGAGCCCTCGGGCGCCTCGGGGGGACCCAGGTGGAGGCGCACGCGGCCCGCCGTGTCGCAGAGGGTGATGGAGCGGTAGCCGCCGGCCTTCCGCAGGCTGACCATCCAGGCGGCGAGGCCCGGGTCCCCGGACCGCTGGCTGCGGAGGAAGGCCTGGAGCGGGGCTTTGATCAGGGGCGTCTCCCGGATCAGCGCGGCGTCGGCGCGCCGTTCAGCCACCCAGCGGTCGAGGCCCTCGGCCTTGAGGTCCGCGTACCCCGCCAACTGGGATCGGGCCGAGGCCAGGCTGGCATCCACCTGGCTCCGCATGACCAGCACCCCGGCCACCAGCGCCAGGGTGGCGCCCAGCAGGAAGGCCGCGAGCGGGAACTGGGGGGCCCAGGGCAGGGCCGGATTCCGCTCCGTCCGGTGCAGACGGAAGAGGGAGAGGGGGAAGGTGTCGTGACCCGCCTGGGGCAGCAGGGCCAGCCCCAGGCAGGCCAGACAAAGGGAGGTGGGCAGCGAGGCCGGCATGAACCCGGACTCGTAGTCCAGGGGCACGCCCGAGGCGTACCCGAAGAGGTGCAGGGCCCCGGCGACCAGCGGCAGGAGCGCCGCCAGGGCCGCGCCCTGGCGCAGGCCGCCGCGGCCGGCGCCGGCCATGGCCAGCAGGCCGACAGATACCGCCCCCCCGAGCAGACCGAACAGGGGCAGGGCCCCCTGGAAATGGAAGAGCAGGACACCCAGGCCCAGGTAGGCCGTGGCCAGCACGGCCGCCCCCAGTGCCGCCCATCGGGCGGCTCGGCTGCGGCGCCCCAGCTCGACGAGGAGGAGCCCCGCGC
Encoded here:
- a CDS encoding immunoglobulin-like domain-containing protein yields the protein MTHPFFPFRRPRRPGQLLVPAALVLGMLLGPVACTDLHRASSTEQVEADASILDITYASGDSAAAVTKNLTLPTKGTWSGCAVTWTSSLPSVVSPAGVVRRPPYGADKQVTLTATLAQEASTQTRTFTVTVKQVPYIQFIHVSDLHFGDALAAAAAFQGASTTVDALDVNTAMRDAVNTLSTATAPSDYGVGAGTVFGSFDFMANTGDMASRTQSGSYNGNTAAQSWAQFTKVWLEGVTLKDNNGNALPQHLTPGNHDVANALGGPETLIGGIDPTALAGIYNLGMNPATPVTNATFDYNQHKVFFTKVYGGVHFVFLNQWLDAEMQEKLAAYLSGVGTSTPVMLFAHMPPEQNGANFRDPSTTGVDFPFGAGFANLFRDPMSASNIVAPATTITTATVPTKEVADLAAFLKARKNVIAWFNGHDNFTQYRTWNGENSVLINNSMTQLSIPVFRCDSPVKGKDSGKDAKKLAFNVVTIDPAKKEFTVRECLWNKSNTKGAAVAWGQTQTFSLANRVR
- the uvrC gene encoding excinuclease ABC subunit UvrC encodes the protein MVDWPMAVVRTNIDRSPALQRKLGDLPTQPGVYLYRDQEGELLYVGKAKVLRNRVRSYFHTKVLDAKTRRLVARIWDLEFIVCATELEALVLENNLIREHRPPYNIMLRDDKSYPYVKLTWKDPYPQVFVTRKVRKDGSLYFGPFFPASTAYRTAELAYRFFQIRDCDIDIDGKRGRACMKYQLHRCTAPCIAAVTQEAYREQAKEARLFLEGKRDELKTRLEAAMWAAAENAAFEQAAQYRDTLAQVDAWFNRQKAATVDQEDTDYYGSAVLDGRACVHRLEMREGRMVGRREYVLEDVEAFDGAVLAEVLKRVYAEEPVPARILVETEPEDLELLREWLGGMRGARPHVAVPQRGEKVELLAMAQENARLALERKFEPARLNQAVLEGLQAFLGLARPPRRMECFDISHGQGREVVASCVVFTDGVPDRKAYRRFKMTNEQNDDFANMAEAVGRRYRRMLDEGRDLPDLVLIDGGLGQLHAAEAALAGLGLDQLERASLAKKEELVFRPGSSEPLRIPRTSPVLQLLQRIRDEAHRFAITYHRMLRAKRTLQTELTTIPGVGQATAKKLLQAFGSVKGVKEAGEEALAGAVGKAAAAKVRAWAQAQEP
- a CDS encoding YraN family protein encodes the protein MDRGAAARRYGRMCETGTAWLLWARGWDLVGRNLRAGRFELDLLAVRGRELRLVEVKARAPGAWTGADTALGPAQRLRLQLALRAWLARVPWPFHISFQRVSWAGWRCRFHPPERWEGFR
- the tsaD gene encoding tRNA (adenosine(37)-N6)-threonylcarbamoyltransferase complex transferase subunit TsaD, which gives rise to MLVLGLESSCDDCSAAVIRETPEGPKLLSMARKSQDEIHGPYGGVVPELAAREHLLQLRGVIADALAKADLPLKAMDRIAVTRGPGLVGCLLTTFSASKAMAWREGIPWVGVHHLLGHLNAARFGAPDLPFPALALLVSGGHTHLYLARDWTSLELLQKTRDDAAGEAFDKTARMLNLGYPGGPIVDTCARKAAKAAAPFTPPKFRDGKASWSFSGLKTAVRLRIGQEPGLDAAGAEDPRVGALCRSLQETVASWLLKPVPGWREETGARSLVVSGGVACNSELRAQAQALAAKLGIVLAVPEPRFCTDNGAMIAAAGAVLAPSDEPLSLNADANLPLGA
- the gatC gene encoding Asp-tRNA(Asn)/Glu-tRNA(Gln) amidotransferase subunit GatC; translation: MDVTREDVLRCAALTRLHLEEAEIEPLRRDMERLLTHAGSLGALDLEGVAPWGLDAPLPRREDIPAEGLTQAQALANAPRAERGHFVVPRVLG
- a CDS encoding GxxExxY protein, producing the protein MGRPWGEVDGEDHPHKEITQAIIGEAIEIQKALGHGLLEDPYKVCLAHSLRLAGHKVKREVFLDIDWRGLVGLILSPRASARSSAPPRSNRMLRMRGAIRHCSTDSLFQLLHAPARMGISHYYPRLRTHPSRAPSARRNGRARPAGRWPGPGPG
- a CDS encoding ATP-binding protein, giving the protein MTLLRAAPCLGLPLTALLGNLTGHPALAALGRTLQPMSTPAAAAFLDLGAGLLLVELGRRSRAARWAALGAAVLATAYLGLGVLLFHFQGALPLFGLLGGAVSVGLLAMAGAGRGGLRQGAALAALLPLVAGALHLFGYASGVPLDYESGFMPASLPTSLCLACLGLALLPQAGHDTFPLSLFRLHRTERNPALPWAPQFPLAAFLLGATLALVAGVLVMRSQVDASLASARSQLAGYADLKAEGLDRWVAERRADAALIRETPLIKAPLQAFLRSQRSGDPGLAAWMVSLRKAGGYRSITLCDTAGRVRLHLGPPEAPEGSAVHDAAFRQVLATGDVALEGFHAQGADPDPHSGWWVPVTGPDGARVGALCLATDSGAFLGPYLADLSPQAPRAVSSLVDLSGADARILGQPVPPGLRKAVLAAAATAGPVDTTGGGGRPSGRTFVSARPIRDTPWHLVVRAEEAAVVAALRPRFWAIALVTLGAVAVTGLGTGILVRHYAARRVRELLAAERERKVLAERARSLMHEANDIILITDQEGRILEANRVAEAAYGYDQNDLRGLAAGTLRPPGTEAEFRERWAQLLAQGQGVWETRHRRRDGSTFPVEASSRVVAQEGETRVVSFLRDISERHAQARAIRRLSRLYAALGQVGQAIVWARSQDALLRRICEVLVEGGGMASAWAARLDAVGTGLEVAVRCGADGPPLPEGVLAAVVARGEPVILAGTSAVLPVAQAGRITHLLGVDAGEGGTFGPEETDLLIETAMDLAFALDKLDGEAQRARAEAEQRNLEAQLQQSQKMESLGSLAGGVAHDLNNVLGAILSLASAHQETPGLTPALGRALETIVKACLRGRDVIKSLLYFSRKGLEAPRPLDLNALVRDLAQLLAHTTLQRVRLDLALEEGLPALMGDGSALSHAVMNLCVNAVDAMPGGGTLTLSTRREGGGVVLEVADTGEGMPEEVLRKAMEPFFTTKPLGKGTGLGLAMVFGTMKAHGGTLELQSRPGEGTSARLCFPESRLVADGADAGPAQEGGAPTGRPRRVLLVDDDDLVREAMEPLLKALGHTVHLAPGGREALALLEEGLAPDIVILDMNMPGLTGAQVLPLLLAAQPGLRVILASGHSDRDLPDVAQGKPGVSFLRKPFSVAELRAALA